A stretch of the Lolium perenne isolate Kyuss_39 chromosome 3, Kyuss_2.0, whole genome shotgun sequence genome encodes the following:
- the LOC127327144 gene encoding uncharacterized protein, producing MTCASPTMSNAVSRIPSSTLTSLLPRALNPHVAVVDLVATHLTAATEPQAAKPLDLSRLLPYLGQEELTAVVLRAGHSHPLPTLRFLVALPPPLQPSPPHLAFLAHSLATTRFFSHALDALSHLLRLHPSHDALPTLLLSYQTAPHPSLPGLLVKALLRHARLHDAFQAALRAAASGFPPDTVAFNALLAALSRAGRFGHLWTARAAMARAHVRPNVHTFNILVAALCRGQDAERAQGFLEELEEQGFEPDVVTYNTLLAGYCRRGRLKDALHLFDVMPPRGVQPDLVSHTVLVDGLCRAGRLSDARRMFDRMMHGGLSPDAVAYSVLIAGYCNQGRVKEARLLLMQMVGTGLSSQGFALRAVIESHLKVGRLLTCLNMLAPLRKYGVVIPLESYNCLVRVLCEDMRPHAARGLFQWMVEDGHSPSLDMYNMIVDCFCQCDCVDEALDVKAEMSSRQVKPDFHTYRALVTCLCGLRRSLDGKNVMAEMIESGHLPNETICAALVSGFCREGSLNKAELILKAFVLDFQVHCNESYNTLMKAYCATRSTKESVQLQNRMLDLGFVPSSETCRSIIYGLSRSIG from the coding sequence ATGACATGTGCCTCACCCACCATGTCCAACGCGGTGTCGCGCATTCCGTCGAGCACCCTGACCTCGCTCCTGCCGCGCGCCCTGAATCCGCACGTCGCCGTCGTCGACCTCGTCGCGACCCATCTCACCGCCGCCACCGAACCCCAAGCCGCCAAGCCCCTCGACCTCTCCCGCCTCCTCCCCTACCTCGGCCAGGAAGAGCTCACCGCCGTCGTGCTCCGCGCCGGCCACTCCCACCCGCTCCCCACCCTCCGCTTCCTCGTCGCGCTCCCGCCGCCGCTCCAGCCGTCGCCTCCCCACCTCGCTTTCCTCGCGCACTCCCTCGCCACCACCCGCTTCTTCTCCCACGCCCTCGACGCGCTCTCCCATCTCCTCCGCCTCCACCCAAGCCACGACGCCCTCCCCACGCTGCTCCTCTCCTACCAGACCGCGCCCCACCCCTCCCTCCCTGGACTCCTCGTCAAGGCGCTCCTCCGCCACGCCCGCCTCCACGACGCGTTCCAGGCCGCACTCCGCGCGGCCGCTTCCGGCTTCCCGCCCGACACCGTCGCCTTCAACGCGCTCCTCGCCGCGCTCTCCCGCGCGGGGCGTTTCGGTCACCTCTGGACCGCACGAGCCGCCATGGCGCGCGCCCACGTGCGCCCCAACGTGCACACGTTCAACATCCTCGTCGCCGCGCTCTGCCGTGGCCAAGACGCCGAGCGCGCGCAGGGCTTCTTAGAGGAGCTGGAGGAGCAAGGGTTTGAGCCGGACGTGGTGACCTACAACACCCTTCTTGCTGGCTACTGTCGCAGGGGGCGGCTCAAGGACGCTCTGCACCTGTTCGATGTTATGCCGCCCAGGGGCGTCCAACCGGACCTGGTGTCACATACCGTTTTGGTGGACGGACTGTGCAGAGCCGGGAGGTTGAGCGACGCTCGGCGCATGTTTGACAGGATGATGCACGGTGGGCTCAGCCCTGATGCTGTGGCTTATAGTGTTCTTATCGCGGGGTACTGTAACCAGGGGAGAGTGAAGGAGGCAAGGTTGCTGCTGATGCAGATGGTGGGAACCGGGCTCTCATCTCAAGGATTCGCTCTCAGGGCTGTCATCGAGAGCCATCTAAAAGTTGGGAGGCTGCTCACTTGCTTGAATATGCTGGCACCTTTGAGGAAATACGGTGTTGTCATCCCGTTGGAGAGTTATAATTGCTTGGTCCGTGTGTTGTGTGAGGATATGCGCCCTCATGCTGCCAGGGGTTTGTTCCAGTGGATGGTAGAGGATGGACATAGCCCTAGCTTGGACATGTACAATATGATTGTGGACTGCTTCTGCCAATGTGATTGTGTCGATGAGGCTTTAGATGTCAAGGCTGAGATGAGCTCTAGACAAGTGAAACCAGACTTCCATACTTACCGGGCACTAGTAACCTGCCTTTGTGGGCTGAGGAGGAGCTTAGACGGAAAAAATGTTATGGCAGAGATGATTGAGTCCGGTCACCTGCCAAACGAGACCATTTGCGCTGCCTTGGTTTCTGGGTTCTGCAGGGAAGGATCTCTTAATAAGGCAGAACTGATCCTCAAGGCGTTCGTTCTTGATTTCCAGGTCCACTGCAATGAGAGCTATAATACTCTAATGAAAGCTTACTGTGCAACCAGGAGCACCAAAGAGTCAGTACAATTACAGAATAGGATGTTAGATCTGGGTTTTGTCCCAAGCAGCGAGACATGCCGATCTATCATCTATGGGCTTTCAAGAAGCATTGGTTAA
- the LOC127326940 gene encoding uncharacterized protein codes for MSLQIPARSSGLQRLLLLLAGQSGIRRSYSTGDRRRRVIREARDEEEDEAFLRTLNFGADPDNNPLPPPPRSPDSSSTGTSPTDILRRAAAKQQQRPEGSAQKAIGESLMEKLKLGDARASASASASASAVEGQQPEQEQGKPPQSEDADEIFRKMKETGLIPNAVAMLDGLCKSGLVQEAMKLFGLMREKGAIPEVVIYTAVVDAFCKAGKLDDAVRIFNKMQGNGVIPNAFSYWLIIGGLCKGGRLDDAIAFCVQMFEAGLSPNAATFVGLVDAVCNTKGVDEAEKLVRTFQDRNFAIDEKSIREHLDKKGPFTPLVWEVIFGKKKSNSPF; via the coding sequence ATGAGCCTGCAGATTCCGGCGAGATCCAGCGGCCTCCaacgcctcctcctcctgctggctGGACAATCCGGGATCCGGCGGTCATACTCCACTGGCGACCGTCGCCGCCGGGTCATCCGCGAGGCGCgggatgaggaggaggacgaggcctTCCTCCGCACCCTcaacttcggggctgacccggacAACAACCCCCTGCCCCCGCCGCCGAGAAGCCCCGACTCCTCCTCCACCGGCACTTCCCCGACTGACATCCTCAGACGCGCCGCTGCCAAGCAGCAGCAGCGTCCGGAAGGGAGCGCTCAGAAAGCCATCGGGGAGTCACTGATGGAGAAGCTTAAGCTGGGTGATGCaagggcctccgcctccgcctctgcCTCTGCCTCTGCGGTCGAGGGGCAGCAGCCTGAGCAGGAACAAGGGAAGCCGCCGCAGTCGGAGGACGCGGACGAGATCTTCCGGAAGATGAAAGAGACGGGGCTGATACCCAACGCCGTCGCCATGCTCGACGGGCTCTGCAAGAGCGGGTTGGTGCAGGAGGCCATGAAGCTCTTCGGCCTGATGCGCGAGAAGGGCGCCATCCCAGAGGTCGTCATCTACACCGCCGTTGTCGACGCCTTCTGCAAAGCAGGCAAGCTGGACGATGCCGTGAGGATCTTCAACAAGATGCAGGGCAATGGGGTCATTCCAAATGCATTCAGCTACTGGTTGATTATAGGGGGCCTTTGCAAGGGCGGCAGGCTTGATGATGCCATTGCTTTCTGCGTCCAGATGTTCGAGGCTGGGCTTTCGCCCAATGCTGCAACGTTTGTGGGCCTGGTTGATGCTGTATGCAACACCAAGGGGGTTGACGAGGCTGAGAAGCTTGTGAGGACCTTCCAAGataggaactttgccattgatgaGAAGTCCATCAGGGAGCATTTGGATAAGAAAGGGCCATTCACGCCACTTGTTTGGGAGGTTATCTTTGGGAAGAAGAAATCAAACAGCCCTTTCTAA
- the LOC127326930 gene encoding lysM domain receptor-like kinase 3, whose product MARHGSLFFFLALFLQHLHTSVGLAIKILPTPVEQWQPMQCDAASFNPSCSSYLYVTPGGRSLSQIASDFNGTTSLTQPIRRLSGSEDLLVRVPCMCEAINTTMNGLFHDTEYKGPNDMSANINRSYFSGLAWNLPPMENKTIVVHLLCGCSSTAPEGVLSYTVQFGDTLSNIATLFRSGSREILSLNPGVTNPDFLNPGWILFVPMGIAGSSKKKIGGLPIIIAVSISAAVMLLCMITIILRLKRRSPLPNIEVPKNKKMEKVPSNTSIAILESRYFPSKRIDDIDPFQTERPVIFSLKEVGDATANFDEKRKIGEGGYGMVYLGFIGTHEIAVKKMKASKSKEFFAELKVLCKVHHINVVELIGYAAGEDHLYLVYEYVQNGSLSEHLHDPMLKGHQPLSWTARTQIAMDAARGIEYIHDHTKACYVHRDIKTSNILLDGALRAKVADFGLVKLIERSDEEDCFATRLVGTPGYLPPESVLELHMTTKSDVYAFGVVLAELITGLRALVRDNKEANKTKSLVTIMRKAFKTEYLESSLEKTIDPSLKDNYPIEEVCKLTKISMRCLSEDPLERPEMREIMSLLSQIHFASIEWEASLGGDAEVFSGVFNGR is encoded by the exons ATGGCCAGACATGGTTCCCTGTtcttcttccttgccttgtttctGCAGCACCTTCACACCAGCGTCGGCTTAGCCATAAAAATCTTACCAACACCAGTGGAACAATGGCAGCCCATGCAATGCGATGCTGCATCCTTCAACCCTTCGTGCAGCTCATACCTTTATGTGACTCCTGGAGGGCGCAGCCTGTCCCAGATAGCATCCGACTTTAATGGGACAACATCTCTCACCCAGCCCATCAGGCGGCTTTCTGGCTCGGAGGACTTACTGGTGCGTGTGCCGTGCATGTGCGAGGCAATCAATACCACCATGAATGGTCTCTTCCATGATACTGAATATAAGGGTCCAAATGACATGTCCGCCAACATCAACAGAAGCTACTTCAGTGGGCTTGCGTGGAACCTTCCTCCTATGGAAAATAAGACAATCGTGGTTCACCTGCTATGTGGGTGTTCCTCCACGGCACCGGAGGGGGTGCTGTCTTACACGGTCCAGTTCGGAGATACCCTGAGCAACATCGCAACGTTGTTCAGATCAGGTTCAAGGGAGATACTAAGCTTGAATCCAGGGGTCACAAATCCTGATTTTCTCAACCCAGGTTGGATCTTGTTTGTTCCGATGGGAATTGCTGGTTCTTCTAAAAAAA AGATTGGCGGTTTACCAATCATAATTGCAGTATCCATATCAGCTGCAGTTATGCTCCTTTGCATGATCACCATCATACTTCGCCTGAAAAGGAGATCTCCTCTGCCCAATATTGAAGTGCCAAAGAATAAAAAGATGGAGAAAGTTCCCAGCAACACAAGCATTGCTATCCTGGAGAGCCGTTACTTTCCATCCAAGAGAATTGATG ACATCGATCCCTTCCAAACAGAGAGGCCCGTTATTTTCAGCTTGAAAGAGGTTGGAGATGCTACAGCTAATTTTGATGAGAAGAGGAAGATCGGCGAGGGAGGATATGGCATGGTCTACCTAGGTTTTATTGGTACACAT GAGATTGCAGTTAAGAAGATGAAAGCTAGCAAATCAAAGGAgttctttgctgagctgaaagtgCTGTGCAAAGTGCATCACATAAATGTG GTTGAGTTGATTGGTTATGCTGCTGGGGAGGATCACCTGTACCTTGTTTACGAGTATGTCCAGAATGGATCACTCAGTGAGCATCTACATGATCCTATGCTAAAAG GTCATCAACCTCTCTCATGGACCGCAAGAACACAAATAGCAATGGATGCAGCGCGCGGTATTGAGTACATCCATGACCATACAAAGGCCTGCTATGTGCACCGTGACATTAAAACCAGCAATATTTTGCTAGATGGCGCGCTAAGAGCTAAA GTTGCAGATTTTGGGCTGGTGAAGCTTATTGAACGCAGCGATGAAgaagattgctttgcaactcgttTGGTGGGAACACCAGGCTACCTTCCACCAGA GTCAGTTCTCGAGCTTCACATGACTACGAAGTCTGATGTCTATGCATTCGGAGTAGTTCTTGCAGAGCTCATTACTGGCCTCCGTGCACTTGTGCGGGACAATAAGGAAGCCAATAAGACCAAGTCACTTGTCACAATC ATGAGGAAAGCTTTCAAAACAGAATATCTAGAGAGCTCACTGGAGAAAACCATAGATCCCTCCTTGAAGGACAACTACCCCATAGAAGAAGTGTGTAAG CTTACAAAAATTTCGATGCGGTGCTTGAGCGAGGACCCACTGGAACGGCCTGAGATGAGGGAGATTATGTCACTGCTGTCTCAAATTCATTTTGCCTCCATAGAGTGGGAGGCGTCACTTGGAGGTGATGCGGAAGTCTTTAGTGGTGTTTTCAATGGCAGATGA
- the LOC127326931 gene encoding putative pentatricopeptide repeat-containing protein At1g64310 gives MRRKLALFIKAANGAAVPLSRTKQVHARLLLASPSISDDLRLLLLRSYAAGGDFTSAHHLLEGAPRPASALLYNAVIRAHARRLDLPSALTLFASMRRSATPPDAYTFACLLRACADCSCPGTAKIVHGIASSSGISSHPVVSSALVSAYSKFLLVDSARHVFDGLHEPDLVLWNSMMSGYGYMQMWLDGLQLFSAMRRAGQEPDGYSMVSLVSSFCHREALAFGQAVHGVCIKGGYDSGHHVRSALVSMYFRCGCMESGQNLFGDLQDADLVTWSSLITGQLQTGKYDESFDLFRQMCYSGRRPDSILVASLLSACASTATISCSMEIHCYAVRLGVDKDIKVSCSLIDAYAKCGFAELGYLVFRQTAKKNSVMYNMVISNLGSHGFAMKAIEVHDEMVRDKLRPDSATFSALLAACCHSGFLDEGWKLFRRMRDEFHVVVEMEHYVYMVRLLATFNQLKEAYDLIQTMPMAPDCGVWGALLWGCCVHRDSTLGRVVAEKLSEFYPDKTAYKIMLSNLYASQEMWWDAEEVRAEMFKEGMHKNTGISWVGEVRK, from the coding sequence ATGCGCAGGAAGCTCGCGCTCTTCATCAAGGCCGCCAATGGCGCCGCGGTCCCTCTCTCCCGCACGAAGCAGGTTCACGCGCGCCTCCTCTTGGCTTCCCCTTCCATCTCCGACGACCTCCGCCTCCTTCTCCTCCGATCCTATGCTGCGGGCGGCGACTTCACCTCCGCGCACCACCTGCTCGAAGGAGCACCCCGTCCTGCATCAGCGCTTCTCTACAACGCTGTCATACGTGCCCACGCACGCCGCCTAGACCTCCCTTCCGCTCTCACGCTCTTCGCCAGCATGCGTCGCTCCGCCACTCCGCCCGACGCATATACCTTCGCCTGCCTTCTCCGCGCATGCGCCGACTGTTCTTGCCCAGGCACGGCCAAGATCGTCCATGGTATTGCGTCCTCTTCCGGCATTTCCTCCCATCCCGTCGTCAGCAGCGCACTCGTTAGTGCGTATTCCAAGTTCTTGCTTGTGGACAGTGCCCGCCATGTGTTCGATGGATTGCATGAGCCGGACTTGGTTCTCTGGAACTCGATGATGTCTGGCTATGGGTACATGCAAATGTGGCTGGACGGGCTTCAGCTCTTTTCTGCAATGCGGAGGGCCGGGCAGGAGCCAGATGGCTACTCGATGGTCAGCTTGGTCTCCTCCTTCTGTCATCGAGAAGCACTTGCGTTTGGTCAGGCAGTTCACGGAGTGTGTATCAAGGGCGGTTATGATTCTGGACACCATGTGAGAAGCGCACTTGTTAGCATGTATTTCAGGTGTGGTTGCATGGAATCTGGCCAAAACTTGTTTGGTGATTTACAGGATGCGGATTTGGTTACATGGTCTTCGCTAATTACAGGGCAATTGCAGACTGGCAAGTATGACGAATCATTTGACTTGTTTCGACAAATGTGCTACTCTGGCAGGAGGCCTGACAGCATCTTGGTTGCTAGTCTTCTTTCGGCATGTGCTTCTACAGCAACCATCAGCTGTAGCATGGAGATCCATTGTTATGCAGTCAGGCTTGGAGTTGATAAAGACATCAAAGTCTCATGTTCGCTAATTGACGCTTATGCAAAATGTGGCTTTGCTGAGCTCGGATATTTGGTGTTCCGCCAAACGGCTAAAAAGAACTCAGTCATGTACAATATGGTCATATCAAACCTTGGTTCTCATGGATTTGCAATGAAAGCCATTGAAGTCCATGATGAGATGGTTCGTGATAAGCTCAGGCCTGACAGTGCTACCTTCTCGGCTTTACTTGCTGCTTGTTGCCATTCAGGATTCTTAGACGAGGGGTGGAAGCTGTTTAGGagaatgagggatgagttccacgTGGTGGTTGAAATGGAGCATTATGTGTACATGGTGAGGCTTCTTGCAACGTTTAACCAGCTGAAGGAGGCGTATGATCTTATACAAACAATGCCAATGGCGCCAGACTGTGGCGTGTGGGGTGCATTGCTTTGGGGGTGCTGTGTCCACCGTGATTCCACTCTTGGTAGGGTAGTTGCTGAAAAGCTCTCTGAGTTCTATCCAGACAAGACTGCTTACAAGATTATGCTTTCAAACTTGTATGCATCACAGGAGATGTGGTGGGATGCTGAGGAGGTCAGGGCCGAGATGTTTAAAGAAGGTATGCACAAGAACACAGGGATAAGTTGGGTTGGTGAAGTGCGGAAATAA